The nucleotide sequence ACTTCTGCTATTTTTCATCTTGTGATCTGATGATCTTTTTTCAAGGAAACTGAGTTCTTTAAACCGGAACAGTCACACCGTACAATCATctctatattgttttttttcccccaaaatataatgtaattttttctctttgtcccCTGAGCTTGGCTAGCAACCAAAATTCGATCCTTATGACGGTAATTGGACCAGATGAATAAAGGAACGTATTTGAAAGCGATATTATGCAATTGAATCTATATACTTGTTTGCGAAATGCTGGCATAGATATCCTCAGGTGGCTTTTCTAATGCAGAATAGTCACTTGGTCCAGCTGCTTCTTCTGTGTCCAAAGCAAAAATTAAGAGCACTCATTTTAGTTGATGCAACAATTCATTTCCAAGCAATAAAAGTCCATTCCATTCTTGTttgttaggaaaaaaatgaaaataaccaGGTCAAACCTTCATCCAAATTCAATGTGTGGTGCTAAGTCactaaaatgaatgtttttacttACCAAATGGACCTTCCGTAAGTAAATAGAGATTCCTTTCTCCATTAACCTCGTCTGCATTTTCCTCCTTATTtggtatattttttgtgtggatCTTTTGCATATtcattattcctttttttcttcttcctgggGCTAACTTTGTCTTACCAGTACTCACCGGGGACAAAAGCCTATTAAAATGGGAGGGAAGAAATGCGACAAGTTTTACCTCAAATTTGTCCAAtcagagagaaaagaaaatatgcagaagtatctatttaaatttttgacTGAATATTTCCCTTTATTTCGATTCTCTATCTTCGATTCTCTAATTTGCAGCAAAGAAccacaaatatgaaaaaaataattctgcaTTATTGGCTTTCAAAAACTTTATTAGCCACAAAAAGTTCATGATTGccctatttataaaaataaatctcaaaACCAGGACCAAGGCTTCATAGCATTTGCCGTAATGTTCAGAATCATCTCACAgatgaaaaaatgtttggagTTACAATTTGATCGCATCCAGTTGCTGCCCGCGGGTTCACTGCTGTTCAGAACAACACAATTTCCAGCTGACAGTTTCCAGGTCCagtacctgtaaaaaaaaaaaaagaaaatctaaatcaGTTTTGAAAGGTTTACACTTTTTcatgttgaaaacaaaaatcCCACCCGGGTGGACTGGGTCCGTAGTCCCTGTCGAGTCTCTCCCCGATCCAGTAAGTCCAGCCTTTCCCATTTTCGCTCAGAAAGTTCTAGAATGGAGAGCCATCATTGGCATAAGCAATCGATTGTTCATCCGTGATGCGAAAAAGTACAAGGAGAGCCAAGTTGGGGGTGAGGGCTACCTGCACATCCTCAGTATAAATGGACGCCAGGGGGCTGCCTTTCTCCTTACAGTGAACATCGCTCTCCTCAAAGTCCAGGGTGAACGTGGAGAGGTAGTAACAGGATAGGTCCAGTCTCATCCAACCGCGGGGGCACGAGGAGTTGCAGTTGCCTATGTAAATTGGAAAGGTGGCCATAGTTAAAGTCCAGTACTGATACAATGGCTATTTACACTTACATTTGTCTTTATCTTGAGACGTAAAAGTTCTCCACTGCTTCCTATCACATTTCCCTGGAAGGGGGAGGGGATGATTATACAGTACAGTACTTCACCTGCAAcattttgtcccaaaaaattccaacacatcaacaagggctggctctatgggtgactgtgtagttccctttaaaaaaacagtgcattcagccaaaacaCCTTCTCCGTccgtgacccaaaatgaactccCTCCCGTCTCTGAAACTCTGCACCAATCGTCTGAAATCAAACAGTTAAAATCCTCTGGAAAAATCGTAAGCCTTTGCTGTAGAGACTCACTTGTCGTAACGACCACGAAGGCGACCAGCAGTGCCACGCAGATCATGCTCAGGATCGTGCATAGGATGCGTAAAGCCTTGGCATTGCATTGGGCTTTTTTCTCTGACGGGAGACAAATACATTATTTGAATTGGGGGACAAAATAATTTCAGATAGGGGTGCCAAACTCAGTTGGgtttgcgggccacattaatATTAATGTATATGTTTGAGTTCAAGATAGCTGAAGAACAACTAAAGTATCAAAATGTATGGCTATACAGAGATTAAGTGTGCAAGAAATATGGTTTATATAAAATAGtaaatttaagaaaatagctACCTATGAATCTGCAACAATTTAGGTGCAAAACATGATCCCACAACTTCTGCTATTTTTCATCTTGTGGTCTGATGATCTTTTTTCAAGGAAACAGAGTTCTTTAAACCGGAACAGTCACACCGTACAATCATctttatatagtttttttcccaaaaaaaataattctattttttctCTGTCCTCTGAAGTTGGCTAGCAAACAAAATTCGACCCTTATAACGGTAATCGGACCAGATGAATAAAGGAACATATTTGAAAGCGATATAATGCAATTGAGTCTATATACCTGTTTTGGAAATGCTGGCATAGATATCCTCAGGTGGCTTTTCTAATACAGAGTAGTCACTTGGTCCAGCTGCTTCTTCTGTGTCCAAAGCAAAAAATTAAGAGCACTCATTTTAGTTGATGCAACAATTCATTTCCAAGCAATAAAAGTCCATTCCATTCTTGTttgttaggaaaaaaatgataataaccaGGTCAAACCTTCATCCAAATTCAATGTGTCGTGCgaagtcattaaaatgaatttttgtACTTACCATATGGACCTTCCGTGAGTAAATACAGATTCCTTTCTCCATTAACCTTGTCTGCATTTTCCTCCTTATTtggtatattttttgtgtggatCTTTTGTATATccattattcctttttttccctgggGCTAACTTTGTCTTACCAGTACTCACTGGGGACAAAAGACTATTAAAATGGGAGGGAAGAAATGCGACAAATTTTTACCTCAAATTTGTCCAatcagaaagaaaagaaaatatgcagaagtatctatatttaaattttcgactgaatatttccccttaTTTCGATTCTCTATCTTCGATTCTCTAATTTGCAGCAAAGAAccaaaagtatgaaaaaaaatctgcatcgtTATGCTTTTAACAACTTTATTAGCCACAAAAAAAGTGCAGGATTGCCgatttataaaaagaaatctCAAAACCAGGACCAGGCCTTCATAGCATTTGCCATAATCTTTAGAATCATCTCACAgatgaaaaaatgtttggagTTACAATTTGCCACCATCAAGCTGCTGCCCACGGGTTCACTGCTGTCCAGAACAACACAATTTCCTAACGACCGTTGCCAGGCCCAgtacctgtaaaaaaataaataaataaaaaattctaaatcagTTTTGAAAGGTTTACAATTTTTcatgttgaaaacaaaaatcCCACTCGAATGGACCGATGTCGTAGTCCCCGTCGAGTCTCTCCCCGATCCAGTATGTCCAGTTTTTCCCATTTTCGGTCAGAAAGTTCTAGAATGGAGAGTGATCATTGGCATAAGCAATCGATTGTTCATTCGTGATGCGAAAAAGTACAAGGAGAGCCAAGTTGGACGTGAGGGCTACCTGGATATCGTCAGTATAAATGGACGCCAGGGAGCCGCCTTTCTGCTTACAGTGAACATCGCTCTCATCAGAGTCCAGGGTGAACGTGGAGAGGTAGTAACAGGATTGGTCCAGTCTCATCCAACCGTTGGGGCACAAGGGGAAGCAGTTGCCTATGTAAAGTGGAAAGGTGGCCATAGTGAAGGTCCAGTACTGTACAATGGCCATTTACACTTACATTGGTCTTCATCTTGAGACATAAAAGTTCTCCACTGCTTCCTATCGCATTTCCCTGGAAGGGGGAGGGAAGTATACAGTACAGTACTTCACCTGCAAcattttgtccaaaaaaattcaacacatcaacaagggctggctctagaggtgactgtgtagttccctttaaaaaacagtgcattcagccaaaacaCCTTCTCCGTACGTGccgtgacccaaaatgaactccCTCCCGTCTCTGAAACTCTGCACCAATCATCTGAAATCAAATGGTTAAAATCTTCTGGAAAAAACGTAAGCCTTTGCCGTGGAGACTTACTTGTCGCAACGACCAAGATGGCGACCAGCAGCGCCAAGCAGATCACGCTCAGGATCGTAAATAGGATGCGTAAAGCCTTGGCATTGCATTGGGCTTTTTTCTCTGACGGGAGACAAATACATTAGTTGTAGTGGGAGACAAAATAATTTAAGATAGGGGTGCCAAACTCAGTTGGGTTCGTGGTCCACATTAATATTAATGACAATGTATATGTTTgagttcaaaataaatgaagaacTATTAAAGTATCAAAATGTATGGCTATACAGAGATTACGTGTGCAAGAAATATGGTTTATATAAAATAGTAAATTTCAGAAGATAGCTATCTATGAATCTGCAACAATTTAGGTGCAAAACATGATCCCacaacttttgctatttttcatcTTGTGATCTGATGATCTTTTTTCAAGGAAACAGAGTTCTTTAAACCGGAACAGTCACACCGTACAATCATctccatatatattttttcccccaaaataattttattttttctctttgtcccAAGGTTGGCTAGCAACCAAAATTCTATCCTTATGACGTTAATTGGACCAGATGAATAAAGGAACGTATTTGAAAGCGATATTATGCAATTGAGTCTATGTACCTGTTTGGGAAATGCTGGCGTAGATATCCTCAGGTGGCTTTGCTAATGCAGAATAGTCACTTGGTCCAGCTGCTTCTTCTGTGTCCAAAGCAAGAATTAAGAGGACTCATTTTAGTTGATGCAACAAGTAATTTCcagttcgcgggccacattaatatTAATGACAATGTATATGTTTGAGTTCTAGATTAATGAACAAGTAATTTCCAAGCAATAAAAGTCCATTCCATTCTTGTttgttaggaaaaaaatgataataaccaGGTCAAACCTTCATCCAAATTCAATGTGTGGTGCtaagtcattaaaatgaatttttgtACTTACCAAATGGACCTTCCGTAAGTAAATACAGATTCCTTTCTCCATTAACCTTGTCTGCATTTTCCTccttattttgtatatttttttgtgtggatcTTTTGTATATcaattattccttttttttcttcctggggCTAACTTTCTCTTACGAGTACTCACTGGGGACAAAAGACTATTAAAATGGGAGGGAAGAAATGCGACAAGTTTTTATCTCAGATTTGTCCAAtcagagagaaaagaaaatatgcagAAGTGTCCAGTATTTAAATTTTCGAGTGAATATTTCCCCTTATTTCTAGTCTCTATCTTCGATTCTCTAATTTGCAACAAAGAAccacaaatatgaaaaaaaaatccgcaTTGTTAGGCCTTTAACAACTTTATTAGCCACAAAAAGTGCATGATTGCCGATTTATACAAAGAAATCTCAAAACCAGGACCAGGCCTTCATAGCATTTGCCGTAATGTTAAGAATCATATCTCACAgatgaaaaaatgtttggagTTACAACTTGAAAGCATCCAGTTGCCGACCGCGGGTTCACTGCTGTTCAGAACAACACAATTTCCTGTTGACACTTTCCGGGCCCagtaactgtaaaaaaaattttttttaaaataaatcagttttgAAAGGTTTACAATTGTTCACGTTGAAAACAAAAATCCCACCTTATTGAAGTGTCCCCGTGGGCTCTATCCCCGAACCAGTATGTCCTGCCTTTCCCATTTTCGGTCAGAAAGTTCTAGAATGGAGAGTCATCATTGGCATAAGCAATCGATTGTTCATTCGTGATGCGAAAAAGTACGAGGAGAGCCAAGTTGGGGGTGAGGGCTACCTGCACATCCTCAGTATAAATGGACGCCAGGGAGCCGCCTTTCTCCTTACAGTGAACATAGCTCTCATCAGAGTCCAGGGTGAACGTGGAGAGGTAGTAACAGGATAGGTCCGGTCTCATCCAACCGCGGGGGCACAAGGAGTTGCATTTGCCTATGTAAAGTGTAAAGGTGGCCATAGTTAAAGTCCAGTACTGATACAATGGCTATTTACACTTACATTGGTCTTTATCTTGAGACGTAAAAGTTCTCCCCTGCTTCCTATCACATTTCCCTGGAAGGGGCAGGGGCTAAGTATACAGTACAGTACTTCACCtgcaacattttctccaaaaaaattcaacacatcaacaagggctggcgctagaggtgactgtgtagttccctttaaaaaacagtgcattcagccaaaacaCCTTCTCCTTccgtgacccaaaatgaactccCTCCCGTCTCTGAAACTCTGCACCAATCGTCTGAAATCAAACAGTTAAAATCCTCTGGAAAAACCGTAAGCCTTTACTGTAGAGACTCACTTGTCGTAACGACCACGAAGGCGACCAGCAGTGCCACGCAGATCATGCTCAGGATCGTGCATAGGATGCGTAAAGCCTTGGCATTGCATTGGGCATTTTTCTCTGACGGGAGACAAATACATTATTTGAATTGGGGGACAAAATAATTTCAGATAGGGGTGCCAAACTCAGTtgggttcgcgggccacattaatatTAATAACAATGTATATGTTTGAGTTCAAGATAAATGAACTATTTAAGTATCAAAATGCATGGCTATACAGAGATTACGTGTGCAAGAAATATGGTTTATATAAAATAGTAAATTTAAGAAGATAGCTACCTATGAATCTGCAAAAATTTAGGTGCAAAACATGATCCCACAACTTCTGCTATTTTTCATCTTGTGATCTGATGATCTTTTTTCAAGGAAACTGAGTTCTTTAAACCGGAACAGTCACACCGTACAAtcatctctatatatatatttttcccccaaaataattttattttttctctttgtcccAAGGTTGGCTAGCAACCAAAATTCTATCCTTATGAAGGTAATCAAACCAGATGAATAAAGGAACGTATTTGAAAGCGATATTATGCAATTGAGTCTATATATACCTGTTTGCGAAATGCTGGCATAGATATCCTCAGGTGGCTTTTCTAATGCAGAATAGTCACTTGGTCCAGCTGCTTCTTCTGTGTCCAAAGCAAAAATTAAGAGCACTCATTTTAGTTGATGCAACAGTTCATTTCCAAGCAATAAAAGTCCattccatttttgtttgttaggaaaaaaatgataataaccaGGTCAAACCTTCATCCAAATTCAATGTGTGGTGGTGTCactaaaatgaatgtttttacttACCATATGGACCTTCCGTAAGTAAATAGAGATTCCTTTTTCCATTAACCTCGTCTGCATTTTCCTCCTTATTTggtatattttgtgtgtggatCTTTTGCATATtcattattcctttttttcctggggCTAACTTTCCTGGGGCTAACAGTCACACCGTACAATCATctctatattgtttttttcccccaaaatataatttaattttttctctttgtcccCTGAGCTTGGCTAGCAACCAAAATTCGATCCTTATGACGGTAATTGGACCAGATGAATAAAGGAACGTATTTGAAAGCGATATTATACAATGGAGTCTATATAACGGTTTGGGAAATGCTGGCATAGATATCCTCAGGTGGCTTTTCTAATGTAGAATAGTCACTTGGTCCAGCTGCTTCTTCTGTGTCCAAAGCAAAAAATTAAGAGCACTCATTTTAGTTGACGCAACAGGGCATTTTCAAGCACTAAAAGTCAACTCCATTCTTGTttgttaggaaaaaaatgataataaccaGGTCAAACTTTCATCCAAATTCAATGTGTGGTGCCAAATCactaaaatgaatgtttttacttACCATATGGACCTTCTTTAAGTAAATTCAGATACCCTTCTCCATTAACTTCGTCTGCATTTTCCTccttattttgtatattttttgtgtggatCTTTTGCATATtcattattcctttttttcttcttcctgggGCTAACTTTGTCTTACCAGTACTCACCGGGGACAAAAGACTATTAAAATGGGAGGGAAGACATGCGACAAGTTTTTACCTCAAATTTGTCCAATCAGAGAGGAAAGAAAATACGCAGGAGTGTCcagtatttaaatttttgactgaatatttccccttaTTTCGAGTCTCTAATTTGCAGCAAAGAAccacaaatatgaaaaaaaaaaatcacattgttagGCTTTTAATAACTTTATTAGCCACTAAGTGCATGATTGCTCTATTTATAATAAGAAATCTCAAAACCATGACCAAGCCTTCATAGCATttgctgtatttttcggactataaatcgcacttttttcatagtttgggtgggcctgcgactaatatctatatatttgttCACTCTGACCGATGACAGcttatgtttttttaggctaaaatgatctaaaaaaatgttaaagtaaACTAGCTAATTGGCCAGTTGTTTTTCATtatactattgttactttgacatgttttttcttggtttctgatcaaataaagaattgcgttccccccaaaaatgcgacttaaatTCCAATGCAACTttcttttcctcttcattgtgcattgttaggctagtgcgacttatacccACCCAGGTACGACTTAAAgtctgaaaatatggtattttacaGTCAAATGAGTATGCagtaatttagtattaaaaggaaacaaaaatgatctattttcAAAAGACGTTCTCAGTGCCACCCGATGGTTCAGTGGTTCTTCCTGACTTTGTGTTCCCCGTCAACTACGGAAACGAGTTAACCACTCCCCCACTGGGCTGCGTGAGATAGAACGCTTCCTACAAATTGTGCGagataatatacatacatatagtgcTACATGAAATAAGCGATACTGGTACTGGTGAAATGTGGTTCAGATGTCGATCTGACAAATAAAATAGCTGTGTGAGTCACAATTTGCGTTCATCCAGTTGCTGCCACTGGACTGGCTGCTTGCCAGATAAACACAATCGCCCAAAGGCGATTTCTCCTTCCAGTAACTGCAAGGGAGAAGATAAGTGATTTGAAAAATGCAGATGTTTGTGGGGTATTGCTCACGTTGAAAACCCCAAAAAGtgcacatataaaaaaaataaaaataaaaagcatacGTCTTGTTTGGACGACTGCCGTCGCTCAAGGCCCAATCTTTCCCTTGGCGTCGAACACCAATCCAATATTTCAAGTCCTTCCCCCTGCGAGTCAGAAAGTTCTGGAATGGAAAGCCGGCATAGGTTTTGATTGGCACTTGGTCATGTTTGTGGTGCCAATAGAGCAAAGTTAGACATGAAGACCACCTGAACTCGGTCACTTTTCATCACGGCCAGAGATCCACCTCGCCGCGAACACTCCCCCTCGCTTTGGTCCCAGCTCAAACCGGTCGTAGACAAGAAGAAACAGGAACGATCCAGTCTCACCCACCCAGGGAGGCACGTGTAACAGCAGTAAACTACGTAAATTGTATCATTTGGTGGAAAGTAGGACAAAGTACAGATGCGGTCACTTTACTGGGGTGACACTTACATCGCTGGGTATCATGTGGCGTCAAGGCCATGCACTGGTCCTTGTCACAGGTCTCTGGAAGCAAGCCGACTTGTTCGACTTGTTCCAAGGGACACGCCGTGGATCCAGATTTTACTAGAATTAGGGGGCGGGCAGTTgcacattaaaaatgacaacaatttgGTGAGATATGTAAAgttgggatttttaaaaatatagtttagagcaggtgtcaaagtggcggcccaggggccaaatctggcccgccgcatcattttgtgtgtcccgggtaagtaaatcatgagtgccgactttctgttttaggatcaaattaaaatgaagagtatagatgtatattaaatttcctgatatccccccttttaaatcaattgtatttttttaatccatattttctgtgtttttagttcaaaaatcattttgtaaaatctaaaaatatataaaaaagctaagataaacatcgttttagatctataaaaaacggaatattcagggcttttaattcagttcttttaatccatttataaaaaaaattatctaaatattatatctaaaatggtccggcccacatgaaatcgagttgacgttaatgcggcccgcgaaccaaccaaagtctgacacccctggtttagagggtGGCATAGATATAAAAAAGGCAATTGTCTTAAAAGCTTATTGGTTTAAGTGTTTGTGCCCAAATgttatccacacacacacacacaggatgcTTTTGAGTAATCCACTTTAGTGTCCACTGTCcttcaatccatttgagctaTGAAATTGACATCGAGTCATCAAGTGGACTTGaaatctattgccatcaatggcagccaatgagttcattgaGTCGAGGTACCCATTAACAATGAATCATTTCCCAGCGGCACAATGTaggtatgttatgctatgtcgTGTTGTGTATTTACGTGCGGAGGAAAAGTTACATTTCACAACGAGGACAATGATGACCAGCAGCAGCACCGAGCAGACGACGCTTACGATCAAGAATCCAACTTTGTACGACCTCAGAGTAGCTCTTTGGGCCTTTTTGCCTGACAAGAGACATTCAGACATAAATTAGTTGGCAATTGTGGTGACATATTccaagttcaaaatgaacttTCTAATCTCTTCTATATCCCATTCTGGTTTGCTATGCCAGTTGATTTTAGGCAAGTCTCACACTTGAATTGCATTGCAACAAAGAGAAATGCGTTCTACTTCAACAACTGCGCTCAACTGCTAGATttgggttatttggttatgtttcTTGGGCTATAAGTCATCAGGAAAACTGCTCTTAACTGGTTCCTGTTTAGCCTGTTTTTCTCAATTTTACGATGAACTCTAacgaataaatgttttttttcttgttttatgttaaatttaaaaatgtattcccaaaaatgcaatttagacTCCAATatacccccccaccaccaccctttTCATTGTGAATTACATTACATATTCCTTTTCAATTGATATAACTTGAAAAATatgata is from Stigmatopora argus isolate UIUO_Sarg chromosome 4, RoL_Sarg_1.0, whole genome shotgun sequence and encodes:
- the LOC144072833 gene encoding killer cell lectin-like receptor subfamily E member 1: MAIVQYWTFTMATFPLYIGNCFPLCPNGWMRLDQSCYYLSTFTLDSDESDVHCKQKGGSLASIYTDDIQNFLTENGKNWTYWIGERLDGDYDIEKKAQCNAKALRILCTILSMICVALLVAFVVVTTSNCNSSCPRGWMRLDLSCYYLSTFTLDFEESDVHCKEKGSPLASIYTEDVQNFLSENGKGWTYWIGERLDRDYGPSPPGYWTWKLSAGNCVVLNSSEPAGSNWMRSNCNSKHFFICEMILNITANAMKPWSWF
- the LOC144073516 gene encoding C-type lectin lectoxin-Lio3-like isoform X2; this translates as MNMQKIHTKNIQNKEENADEVNGEGYLNLLKEGPYEEAAGPSDYSALEKPPEDIYASISQTEKNAQCNAKALRILCTILSMICVALLVAFVVVTTSKCNSLCPRGWMRPDLSCYYLSTFTLDSDESYVHCKEKGGSLASIYTEDVQNFLTENGKGRTYWFGDRAHGDTSISYWARKVSTGNCVVLNSSEPAVGNWMLSSCNSKHFFICEI
- the LOC144073516 gene encoding B-cell differentiation antigen CD72-like isoform X1, which produces MNMQKIHTKNIQNKEENADEVNGEGYLNLLKEGPYEEAAGPSDYSALEKPPEDIYASISQTEKNAQCNAKALRILCTILSMICVALLVAFVVVTTRKCDRKQGRTFTSQDKDQCKCNSLCPRGWMRPDLSCYYLSTFTLDSDESYVHCKEKGGSLASIYTEDVQNFLTENGKGRTYWFGDRAHGDTSISYWARKVSTGNCVVLNSSEPAVGNWMLSSCNSKHFFICEI
- the LOC144073512 gene encoding CD209 antigen-like protein A, coding for MEMQMKKPQTQEKKAAEKPMLDVKDEENPYVLADRGSHNKEAAGPSEYSGLQNTPEDVYDNILETGKKAQRATLRSYKVGFLIVSVVCSVLLLVIIVLVVKLKSGSTACPLEQVEQVGLLPETCDKDQCMALTPHDTQRFYCCYTCLPGWVRLDRSCFFLSTTGLSWDQSEGECSRRGGSLAVMKSDRVQNFLTRRGKDLKYWIGVRRQGKDWALSDGSRPNKTYWKEKSPLGDCVYLASSQSSGSNWMNANCDSHSYFICQIDI